The following proteins are encoded in a genomic region of Chaetodon auriga isolate fChaAug3 chromosome 8, fChaAug3.hap1, whole genome shotgun sequence:
- the LOC143324434 gene encoding aryl hydrocarbon receptor nuclear translocator-like isoform X6, which translates to MLFHTDMSSSNPELPDPNLGMGGSGTQASGGAVVPKGTNKRRAAPDFDDDEEGNKLFRCDDDTGGSNDKERFARENHSEIERRRRNKMTAYITELSDMVPTCSALARKPDKLTILRMAVSHMKSLRGSGNTNADGSYKPSFLTDQELKHLILEAADGFLFVVSCETGRIVYVSDSLTPVLNQSQSEWLGSSLYDQLHPDDTEKLREQLSTAENNSTGRMLDLKTGTVKKEGQQSSARMSMGARRSFICRMRCGSCQVEPLSMNRLNFLRNRNRNGLGTAKEGEPQYVVVHCTGYIKAWPPAGVSLTDDDTDNTQGSRYCLVAIGRLQVTCCPGDTDINSISVPVEFISRHNCQGMFTFIDHRCVAAVGYQPQELLGKNILELAHPEDQGLLRDSFQQVVKLKGQVLSVMFRFRSKSREWIWMRTSSFTFQNPFSEEIEYIICTNVNVKQLQQQQQAELEGGGTRDGLYEAGPITLSQMPVQPVTAAGPDHSKSLEKPELYPSLFQGPDQTKVLPSTPTPSTQLYSPANNFTAGRPNDVYSRQVNMTPQIAPQMAQPGHSAGQMLAQMSRQNGVPHSVTPSSTGNPLHGGPAGGGWPGAGAGAGARPQFNNQQVAPQPAKTMSPPFGRMGGFGGGSSNSFDQMPTGASPTTTSGANYPPINVRASLNTNGYDGSQSGAQFPSRAAEAVWPQWQGQQHSQSNAEQHPHAQGNQQDMFPDVLSMLDQPANFNSDDFEIPIYPPFNE; encoded by the exons AGCTACCAGACCCAAATCTGGGTATGGGGGGAAGTGGGACCCAAGCAAGTGGCGGGGCTGTTGTACCAAAAGGGACCAACAAAAGAAGAGCTGC GCCGgactttgatgatgatgaagaaggcAATAAGTTGTTCAG gtGTGACGACGATACAGGAGGTTCCAATGACAAAGAGCGCTTTGCCAG GGAGAATCATAGTGAGATTGAGAGGCGGAGGCGCAACAAGATGACAGCCTACATCACAGAATTGTCAGACATGGTGCCCACCTGCAGTGCACTAGCACGGAAACCAGACAAACTCACCATCCTACGAATGGCCGTGTCCCATATGAAGTCTCTGAGAGGAAGTGGCAATACCAATGCAGATGGGTCGTACAAACCCTCTTTTCTCACTGACCAG GAGCTGAAGCACCTCATACTGGAGGCAGCCGATGGCTTCTTGTTCGTGGTGTCATGTGAGACTGGGCGCATTGTTTATGTCTCTGATTCCCTGACACCTGTCCTCAACCAGTCACAGTCTGAATGGCTGGGCTCCTCCCTTTACGATCAGCTCCACCCAGATGACACAGAAAAGCTCAGGGAGCAGCTCTCTACTGCAGAGAATAACAGCACAG GGAGGATGTTGGACTTGAAGACCGGAACAGTGAAGAAGGAAGGTCAGCAGTCATCAGCCAGAATGAGTATGGGAGCCCGTCGATCGTTCATTTGCAGGATGAG GTGTGGCTCTTGTCAAGTGGAACCGCTGTCCATGAACAGACTGAACTTCCTTAGGAACAGAAACAG GAATGGTTTGGGCACAGCCAAGGAAGGGGAGCCCCAGTATGTAGTGGTCCACTGTACAGGGTACATCAAGGCCTGGCCCCCTGCAG gAGTATCATTAACAGACGATGACACAGACAACACTCAGGGTAGTCGCTACTGTCTCGTCGCCATCGGGAGATTACAG GTTACTTGTTGCCCAGGTgacacagacataaacagtATCAGTGTTCCAGTGGAGTTCATCTCACGCCATAACTGCCAGGGCATGTTCACCTTCATAGACCACCGCTGTGTGGCAGCTGTCGGCTACCAGCCGCAG gaaTTACTGGGGAAGAATATTCTCGAACTCGCCCACCCTGAAGACCAGGGCTTACTGAGAGACAGCTTCCAACAG GTGGTGAAGCTGAAGGGCCAGGTCCTGTCCGTGATGTTCCGGTTTCGCTCCAAATCAAGAGAATGGATCTGGATGAGAACCAGCTCCTTCACCTTCCAAAACCCGTTTTCAGAAGAGATTGAGTATATCATCTGCACTAACGTCAATGTCAA acagttacagcagcaacagcaggccGAGCTAGAGGGAGGGGGAACCAGAGACGGCCTGTATGAAGCAGGACCAATCACCCTCTCACAG ATGCCAGTGCagccagtgacagcagcagggcCAGACCACAGCAAGAGCCTTGAGAAGCCAGAGCTCTACCCCTCCCTGTTCCAAGGCCCAGATCAGACCAAGGTCCTGCCCTCCACCCCTACTCCTTCCACGCAGCTCTACTCTCCAGCCAACAACTTCACTGCTGGTCGTCCCAATGACGTGTACAG CAGGCAAGTCAATATGACTCCACAGATAGCTCCACAGATGGCTCAGCCAGGCCACTCAGCAGGACAGATGTTGGCTCAGATGTCTCGTCAGAATGGAGTCCCGCACTCAGTTACCCCGTCCAGCACTGGCAACCCCCTTCATGGAggaccagcaggaggaggatggcctggagctggtgctggagctggagctagACCACAATTTAATAACCAG CAGGTGGCTCCCCAGCCAGCAAAGACCATGTCTCCACCGTTTGGACGCATGGGAGGATTTGGAGGTGGCTCCTCCAACTCTTTTGACCAGATGCCTACAGGTGCTTCTCCCACCACTACCAGCGGTGCAAACTACCCTCCCATTAATGTGCGTGCCAGCCTCAACACCAATGGTTATG ATGGCTCTCAGTCTGGGGCACAGTTCCCCTCTCGGGCAGCGGAGGCAGTGTGGCCCCAGTGGCAAGGCCAGCAGCACTCACAGAGTAATGCAGAGCAGCATCCTCACGCTCAGGGCAACCAGCAAGACATGTTTCCA GATGTGTTGTCTATGCTGGACCAGCCTGCCAACTTCAACAGCGATGACTTTGAGATTCCAATCTACCCTCCATTTAATGAGTGA
- the LOC143324434 gene encoding aryl hydrocarbon receptor nuclear translocator-like isoform X2: protein MLFHTDMSSSNPELPDPNLGMGGSGTQASGGAVVPKGTNKRRAAPDFDDDEEGNKLFRCDDDTGGSNDKERFARENHSEIERRRRNKMTAYITELSDMVPTCSALARKPDKLTILRMAVSHMKSLRGSGNTNADGSYKPSFLTDQELKHLILEAADGFLFVVSCETGRIVYVSDSLTPVLNQSQSEWLGSSLYDQLHPDDTEKLREQLSTAENNSTGRMLDLKTGTVKKEGQQSSARMSMGARRSFICRMRCGSCQVEPLSMNRLNFLRNRNRNGLGTAKEGEPQYVVVHCTGYIKAWPPAGVSLTDDDTDNTQGSRYCLVAIGRLQVTCCPGDTDINSISVPVEFISRHNCQGMFTFIDHRCVAAVGYQPQELLGKNILELAHPEDQGLLRDSFQQVVKLKGQVLSVMFRFRSKSREWIWMRTSSFTFQNPFSEEIEYIICTNVNVKNSTQDPLTPISSPGGSLPPSLGQSSPNCAPVVLSPGQVATRQLQQQQQAELEGGGTRDGLYEAGPITLSQMPVQPVTAAGPDHSKSLEKPELYPSLFQGPDQTKVLPSTPTPSTQLYSPANNFTAGRPNDVYRQVNMTPQIAPQMAQPGHSAGQMLAQMSRQNGVPHSVTPSSTGNPLHGGPAGGGWPGAGAGAGARPQFNNQQVAPQPAKTMSPPFGRMGGFGGGSSNSFDQMPTGASPTTTSGANYPPINVRASLNTNGYDGSQSGAQFPSRAAEAVWPQWQGQQHSQSNAEQHPHAQGNQQDMFPDVLSMLDQPANFNSDDFEIPIYPPFNE from the exons AGCTACCAGACCCAAATCTGGGTATGGGGGGAAGTGGGACCCAAGCAAGTGGCGGGGCTGTTGTACCAAAAGGGACCAACAAAAGAAGAGCTGC GCCGgactttgatgatgatgaagaaggcAATAAGTTGTTCAG gtGTGACGACGATACAGGAGGTTCCAATGACAAAGAGCGCTTTGCCAG GGAGAATCATAGTGAGATTGAGAGGCGGAGGCGCAACAAGATGACAGCCTACATCACAGAATTGTCAGACATGGTGCCCACCTGCAGTGCACTAGCACGGAAACCAGACAAACTCACCATCCTACGAATGGCCGTGTCCCATATGAAGTCTCTGAGAGGAAGTGGCAATACCAATGCAGATGGGTCGTACAAACCCTCTTTTCTCACTGACCAG GAGCTGAAGCACCTCATACTGGAGGCAGCCGATGGCTTCTTGTTCGTGGTGTCATGTGAGACTGGGCGCATTGTTTATGTCTCTGATTCCCTGACACCTGTCCTCAACCAGTCACAGTCTGAATGGCTGGGCTCCTCCCTTTACGATCAGCTCCACCCAGATGACACAGAAAAGCTCAGGGAGCAGCTCTCTACTGCAGAGAATAACAGCACAG GGAGGATGTTGGACTTGAAGACCGGAACAGTGAAGAAGGAAGGTCAGCAGTCATCAGCCAGAATGAGTATGGGAGCCCGTCGATCGTTCATTTGCAGGATGAG GTGTGGCTCTTGTCAAGTGGAACCGCTGTCCATGAACAGACTGAACTTCCTTAGGAACAGAAACAG GAATGGTTTGGGCACAGCCAAGGAAGGGGAGCCCCAGTATGTAGTGGTCCACTGTACAGGGTACATCAAGGCCTGGCCCCCTGCAG gAGTATCATTAACAGACGATGACACAGACAACACTCAGGGTAGTCGCTACTGTCTCGTCGCCATCGGGAGATTACAG GTTACTTGTTGCCCAGGTgacacagacataaacagtATCAGTGTTCCAGTGGAGTTCATCTCACGCCATAACTGCCAGGGCATGTTCACCTTCATAGACCACCGCTGTGTGGCAGCTGTCGGCTACCAGCCGCAG gaaTTACTGGGGAAGAATATTCTCGAACTCGCCCACCCTGAAGACCAGGGCTTACTGAGAGACAGCTTCCAACAG GTGGTGAAGCTGAAGGGCCAGGTCCTGTCCGTGATGTTCCGGTTTCGCTCCAAATCAAGAGAATGGATCTGGATGAGAACCAGCTCCTTCACCTTCCAAAACCCGTTTTCAGAAGAGATTGAGTATATCATCTGCACTAACGTCAATGTCAA AAACTCAACACAGGACCCCCTCACTCCCATCTCCTCCCCAGGGGGTTCGCTGCCCCCATCCCTGGGCCAGAGCAGCCCAAACTGCGCTCCTGTAGTGCTCAGCCCTGGGCAGGTGGCCACCAG acagttacagcagcaacagcaggccGAGCTAGAGGGAGGGGGAACCAGAGACGGCCTGTATGAAGCAGGACCAATCACCCTCTCACAG ATGCCAGTGCagccagtgacagcagcagggcCAGACCACAGCAAGAGCCTTGAGAAGCCAGAGCTCTACCCCTCCCTGTTCCAAGGCCCAGATCAGACCAAGGTCCTGCCCTCCACCCCTACTCCTTCCACGCAGCTCTACTCTCCAGCCAACAACTTCACTGCTGGTCGTCCCAATGACGTGTACAG GCAAGTCAATATGACTCCACAGATAGCTCCACAGATGGCTCAGCCAGGCCACTCAGCAGGACAGATGTTGGCTCAGATGTCTCGTCAGAATGGAGTCCCGCACTCAGTTACCCCGTCCAGCACTGGCAACCCCCTTCATGGAggaccagcaggaggaggatggcctggagctggtgctggagctggagctagACCACAATTTAATAACCAG CAGGTGGCTCCCCAGCCAGCAAAGACCATGTCTCCACCGTTTGGACGCATGGGAGGATTTGGAGGTGGCTCCTCCAACTCTTTTGACCAGATGCCTACAGGTGCTTCTCCCACCACTACCAGCGGTGCAAACTACCCTCCCATTAATGTGCGTGCCAGCCTCAACACCAATGGTTATG ATGGCTCTCAGTCTGGGGCACAGTTCCCCTCTCGGGCAGCGGAGGCAGTGTGGCCCCAGTGGCAAGGCCAGCAGCACTCACAGAGTAATGCAGAGCAGCATCCTCACGCTCAGGGCAACCAGCAAGACATGTTTCCA GATGTGTTGTCTATGCTGGACCAGCCTGCCAACTTCAACAGCGATGACTTTGAGATTCCAATCTACCCTCCATTTAATGAGTGA